The Benincasa hispida cultivar B227 chromosome 11, ASM972705v1, whole genome shotgun sequence genome has a segment encoding these proteins:
- the LOC120091041 gene encoding myb family transcription factor PHL5-like isoform X2, which translates to MNLMMNDNNGFYPLSYLDSPFHDFYVFEGYQTFPETESSFASSNTNDHHFHISSSSFHSLNPQEDQHQSSYSQESNGDHCSLSCEELMQCDNKKSKSRIVSKTRIKWSKELHQKFIDCVDQLGGAQKATPKQLFHLMKTKGLTLIHIKSHLQKYRIFQHIQEFSKGKAERKTNKKELMQSNQNIGKQLMEAVRQQLDTQSSLNEQLEVQKNLISAIEEQMKQLRGVLEQRRKPIVFRND; encoded by the exons ATGAACTTGATGATGAATGACAACAATGGGTTTTATCCACTCTCTTATTTGGATTCCCCATTTCATGATTTCTATGTCTTTGAAGGATATCAAACTTTTCCAGAAACAGAGTCTTCATTTGCATCCTCCAACACTAATGATCATCACTTTcatatttcatcttcttcttttcattCACTAAACcctcaagaagatcaacatcAATCAAGCTATTCCCAAGAGTCCAATGGTGACCACTGTTCTTTGTCATGTGAGGAGTTGATGCAATGTGATAACAAAAAG TCAAAATCAAGAATCGTTTCTAAGACACGAATTAAATGGAGTAAAGAACTTCACCAAAAGTTCATCGATTGCGTCGACCAGCTCGGAGGCGCTCAAA AAGCCACACCAAAgcaactctttcacttgatgaAAACTAAAGGATTGACTCTTATCCATATAAAAAGCCACTTGCAG AAATATCGCATTTTTCAACATATTCAAGAATTTTCAAAAG GGAAAGCTGAGAGAAAAACTAACAAGAAAGAACTGATGCAGAGTAACCAAAACAT AGGGAAGCAGCTGATGGAAGCAGTGAGACAACAACTTGATACTCAGAGTAGTTTGAATGAACAATTGGAG GTTCAGAAGAACTTGATCTCAGCCATTGAAGAACAAATGAAGCAACTAAGAGGAGTTTTAGAACAAAGAAGGAAGCCTATTGTGTTTAGAAATGACtaa
- the LOC120090696 gene encoding uncharacterized protein LOC120090696: protein MKASIIFRDDQNPIFRAKIPLNFFGFPFRSAIHLAEADNLSFTFATFFRSGPSFNLSYHPNHSLNPFSLAVKAGIGLFGSPIDSPMTVTAEFNLPGNQPPRFFLHFKPQLGDFTLRRSLQSHIANFNLPYRNSISQVDYHVAALSRGKSVDGGETSDLRLGLGNAVLSSQRIDCSEVWNRVDDVLSTVEINARSTFKLRDSAAVKFRWSMRFPTSMKKEDFLAKIPPSKMPYLALGKIKIERAMASDSERESNEAGGAGEFLALKKHLDDLWTESRWLKKNIEELQSEIGDQKAAPATPPVETRKKK from the coding sequence ATGAAAGCTTCCATCATCTTCCGCGATGATCAAAACCCTATTTTCAGAGCCAAAATTCCTCTTAATTTCTTCGGCTTCCCCTTCCGTTCCGCCATTCATCTTGCAGAAGCCGACAATCTCTCCTTCACCTTCGCCACTTTCTTCAGATCCGGCCCTTCCTTCAACCTCTCTTACCATCCCAATCATTCTCTCAACCCCTTCTCTCTCGCCGTCAAGGCCGGAATCGGACTCTTCGGCTCGCCTATTGACTCTCCCATGACTGTCACTGCCGAATTCAACCTTCCAGGTAACCAACCCCCTCGATTCTTCCTTCACTTCAAGCCTCAACTCGGCGATTTCACTCTCCGCAGATCTCTCCAATCGCACATCGCGAATTTCAATTTGCCCTATCGAAACTCGATTTCGCAAGTCGATTATCATGTTGCTGCTCTGAGTAGAGGTAAATCAGTCGATGGCGGCGAAACTAGTGACCTACGGCTAGGGCTTGGAAATGCGGTTCTCTCCAGCCAGAGAATCGATTGCTCCGAGGTATGGAATCGTGTCGATGATGTGCTCTCCACCGTGGAGATTAATGCGAGATCGACGTTTAAGTTAAGAGACTCGGCGGCGGTGAAGTTCCGATGGAGCATGAGGTTTCCGACGAGCATGAAGAAGGAAGACTTCTTGGCCAAGATTCCGCCCTCCAAAATGCCATATCTAGCATTAGGAAAGATCAAAATCGAACGCGCGATGGCAAGCGACAGCGAACGAGAAAGCAATGAGGCTGGCGGAGCCGGAGAGTTTTTAGCTTTGAAGAAGCATTTGGACGATTTATGGACAGAAAGCCGGTGGTTGAAGAAGAACATAGAGGAACTTCAGTCGGAGATCGGTGACCAGAAGGCTGCACCGGCGACTCCGCCGGTTGAAACAAGGAAGAAAAAGTGA
- the LOC120091041 gene encoding myb family transcription factor PHL5-like isoform X1, translated as MNLMMNDNNGFYPLSYLDSPFHDFYVFEGYQTFPETESSFASSNTNDHHFHISSSSFHSLNPQEDQHQSSYSQESNGDHCSLSCEELMQCDNKKSKSRIVSKTRIKWSKELHQKFIDCVDQLGGAQKATPKQLFHLMKTKGLTLIHIKSHLQKYRIFQHIQEFSKAGKAERKTNKKELMQSNQNIGKQLMEAVRQQLDTQSSLNEQLEVQKNLISAIEEQMKQLRGVLEQRRKPIVFRND; from the exons ATGAACTTGATGATGAATGACAACAATGGGTTTTATCCACTCTCTTATTTGGATTCCCCATTTCATGATTTCTATGTCTTTGAAGGATATCAAACTTTTCCAGAAACAGAGTCTTCATTTGCATCCTCCAACACTAATGATCATCACTTTcatatttcatcttcttcttttcattCACTAAACcctcaagaagatcaacatcAATCAAGCTATTCCCAAGAGTCCAATGGTGACCACTGTTCTTTGTCATGTGAGGAGTTGATGCAATGTGATAACAAAAAG TCAAAATCAAGAATCGTTTCTAAGACACGAATTAAATGGAGTAAAGAACTTCACCAAAAGTTCATCGATTGCGTCGACCAGCTCGGAGGCGCTCAAA AAGCCACACCAAAgcaactctttcacttgatgaAAACTAAAGGATTGACTCTTATCCATATAAAAAGCCACTTGCAG AAATATCGCATTTTTCAACATATTCAAGAATTTTCAAAAG CAGGGAAAGCTGAGAGAAAAACTAACAAGAAAGAACTGATGCAGAGTAACCAAAACAT AGGGAAGCAGCTGATGGAAGCAGTGAGACAACAACTTGATACTCAGAGTAGTTTGAATGAACAATTGGAG GTTCAGAAGAACTTGATCTCAGCCATTGAAGAACAAATGAAGCAACTAAGAGGAGTTTTAGAACAAAGAAGGAAGCCTATTGTGTTTAGAAATGACtaa
- the LOC120091040 gene encoding probable serine/threonine-protein kinase DDB_G0276461: protein MWRFKPFMHKEPSGLEGRSIDVGNLKIHVRNVIAEGGFSCVYLAKDAVHISKQYALKHIICNDEESLELVLKEVSVMKSLRGHPNVVTLYAHTIIDMGRTKEALLVMEFCDKSLVNVLESRGAGYFDENQVLLIFRDICNAVFAMHCHSPPIAHRDLKAENLLLGSDGIWKLCDFGSTSTNHKRFEKPEEMGIEEDNIRKYTTPAYRAPEMWDLFRRELINEKVDIWALGCLLFRICYFKSAFDGESKLQILNGNYRIPELPKYSSSITDLIRDMLQASPNDRPDITQVWFRANNLLPVGSQKSLPDQPPDMPSADKQEGTSNPMNKSSPMPRRSPPPPPSVKSSSQATSHMPKAAGGGGGGGGGPLGAFWSTQHASDTVNEDTNRIRFDEESTSRSTSKQDRINPNNHSAHKNASPGDVNQKPNKTVTDSGSFRDFELSFFQNEAEHGSGGSKASKTESATFQDKAFNNFVAEFDTAKFSSEATNNRPGKKIALEAEVEKLKEQLKQANLERAEITSKFEKLSAICRSQRQEIQELKQALAARSPSPNKPEIKNHNSQDVQSSAVPRLQKADLSTPSPDAKPWQAFAEESPNQQSVSPEKGVKSVRTRSLQRKQASPEDAGFESWGFGAESFTAVSAGSSNTSGLAGERNSSQQRTGGEPKNNDISSQPAGWAGF, encoded by the exons atgTGGAGGTTCAAGCCTTTCATGCACAAAGAACCATCCGGTCTCGAGGGTCGCTCGATCGATGTTGGCAATCTTAAGATTCATGTAAGAAACGTCATTGCTGAAGGAGGATTCTCTTGTGTGTACTTAGCCAAGGATGCCGTACACATTTCAAAGCAATATGCTTTGAAGCACATTATATGCAATGATGAGGAATCTCTTGAATTGGTGTTGAAGGAGGTTTCTGTCATGAAATCACTCCGAGGCCACCCCAATGTTGTTACACTTTATGCTCATACTATCATAGATATGGGGCGCACAAAGGAAGCTCTACTTGTGATGGAATTTTGTGACAAGTCTTTGGTCAATGTCCTGGAGAGTAGAGGAGCTGGATACTTCGATGAAAATCAAGTTCTCTTAATTTTCAGAGACATTTGTAATGCTGTATTTGCAATGCATTGCCATTCCCCGCCAATTGCTCACAG AGATTTGAAAGCTGAAAATCTTTTGTTAGGCTCAGATGGCATCTGGAAGTTATGTGATTTTGGAAGCACTTCTACAAATCACAAGCGTTTTGAGAAGCCTGAGGAAATGGGAATTGAAGAAGATAACATCAGGAAGTACACTACACCTGCTTATAGAGCCCCTGAG ATGTGGGATCTATTCCGGAGAGAGCTTATAAATGAGAAAGTTGACATATGG GCTCTTGGCTGTCTTCTCTTCCGCATATGTTACTTCAAAAGTGCTTTTGATGGAGAGTCAaaacttcaaattttaaatgGGAACTATAGGATTCCGGAGTTACCAAAATATAGCTCATCGATTACAGACCTAATCAGAGATATGCTCCAAGCTTCCCCAAATGACAGACCAGACATCACGCAG GTTTGGTTTCGTGCTAATAACTTGCTACCTGTTGGATCACAGAAGTCATTACCTGATCAGCCACCTGACATGCCCTCTGCAGACAAACAGGAAG GCACTTCAAACCCTATGAACAAGTCGTCTCCTATGCCTCGTAGAAGTCCGCCCCCACCTCCATCAGTTAAAAGTTCGTCACAAGCAACGTCACATATGCCTAAGGCAGCAGGGGGAGGTGGAGGTGGAGGTGGAGGACCGCTGGGTGCTTTCTGGTCTACTCAACATGCCAGTGACACAGTCAACGAGGATACAAATAGAATTAGGTTTGATGAAGAATCAACTTCTCGTAGTACATCAAAACAAGATCGGATTAATCCAAATAATCATTCTGCGCACAAGAATGCTAGTCCTGGGGATGTAAACCAAAAGCCAAACAAGACTGTGACAGATAGTGGTTCATTCAGAGACTTCGAATTATCATTTTTCCAGAATGAAGCAGAACATGGCTCTGGTGGATCAAAAGCATCAAAAACTGAGAGTGCGACTTTCCAGGACAAAGCTTTTAACAATTTTGTTGCTGAGTTTGATACCGCCAAATTCAGTTCTGAGGCCACTAACAACAGACCGGGAAAGAAAATAGCATTGGAGGCCGAGGTGGAGAAGTTGAAGGAGCAACTCAAGCAAGCAAATTTGGAGAGAGCCGAAatcacatccaaatttgaaaAGCTGTCTGCTATCTGCCGTTCTCAGAGGCAAGAGATACAGGAGCTCAAGCAAGCACTTGCTGCTAGGAGTCCATCACCAAACAAACctgaaataaaaaatcataattcACAGGACGTCCAATCTTCAGCCGTTCCTCGG CTACAAAAGGCCGATTTGAGTACTCCTAGCCCTGATGCAAAGCCATGGCAGGCCTTtgcagaagaatccccaaatcAGCAGTCTGTCTCACCCGAGAAGGGTGTCAAATCTGTGAGAACTAGAAGCCTCCAGAGAAAGCAGGCTTCTCCAGAAGACGCTGGATTCGAAAGCTGGGGCTTTGGAGCAGAGAGTTTCACAGCTGTGTCTGCTGGAAGTTCTAACACATCTGGATTAGCTGGTGAAAGGAATAGTTCACAACAACGCACTGGTGGTGAACCAAAAAACAATGACATATCTTCACAACCTGCTGGTTGGGCTGGTTTCTAG